One Hydrogenophaga crassostreae genomic region harbors:
- a CDS encoding TIGR02678 family protein, protein MNIRVVSRQDSQRIGDLQKAQQHDEFSRGLRALLMRPLMAAGHEDFSAVRRQAERLREWFARETGWPLHVDREGARLFKRPANLSDDTRGIPSYDKRRYVLLCLACAVLERADPQITLQLLGERVMQWASEATLQSRGFEFTLRTAADRRDLVAVCRTLLEQGVLQRVAGEEEGFIHDGNGAQHDALYDVQRRMLAGMLAAVRGPSTWRSEDSPIEFEDRLRSLVVEHQVESEQGRRDALRHHLARRLLDDPVIYTASLDPDAQAYFINQRGTMASRLCEAAALTAEQRAEGLALTDESGQLTDVSMPAEGTEAHATLLVAEHLAQRLRLDPRTADATDEAIAAFLRGAVERYGRYWRKSVREPGAERELADIALDKLYKLQLVHREKGWIHPRPAIARFALGETQVRPPTSRPGRPDTLFDE, encoded by the coding sequence GTGAACATTCGCGTTGTATCCCGGCAGGACAGCCAGCGCATTGGGGATCTCCAGAAGGCGCAACAGCACGACGAATTCAGCCGAGGCTTGCGTGCACTGTTGATGCGCCCCCTGATGGCTGCGGGACACGAGGACTTTTCTGCCGTGCGGCGCCAGGCCGAACGATTGAGAGAGTGGTTCGCCCGGGAAACCGGCTGGCCGCTGCACGTGGACCGCGAGGGAGCGCGACTGTTCAAGCGCCCCGCCAACCTCAGCGACGACACGAGAGGGATTCCCTCCTACGACAAGCGCCGCTATGTGTTGCTCTGCCTGGCTTGCGCCGTGCTGGAGCGTGCCGACCCGCAGATCACCCTTCAACTGCTGGGTGAACGCGTGATGCAGTGGGCATCAGAAGCCACGCTGCAATCGCGAGGCTTTGAATTCACGCTCCGCACTGCCGCAGATCGGCGTGACCTGGTCGCTGTCTGCAGAACATTGCTTGAGCAAGGTGTTTTGCAACGCGTTGCAGGCGAGGAAGAAGGCTTTATTCACGATGGCAATGGAGCCCAGCACGACGCGCTCTACGACGTGCAACGACGAATGCTGGCAGGCATGCTGGCCGCTGTGCGTGGTCCCTCTACCTGGCGCTCCGAGGACTCGCCCATTGAGTTCGAGGACCGTCTACGTTCTCTGGTCGTCGAACACCAGGTCGAGAGCGAACAGGGGCGGCGCGACGCCTTGCGCCACCACCTTGCTCGACGGCTGCTGGACGATCCCGTGATTTACACCGCTTCGCTCGATCCGGATGCGCAAGCGTATTTCATCAATCAGCGAGGCACCATGGCCAGCCGATTGTGCGAAGCCGCCGCCCTTACCGCTGAGCAACGCGCCGAGGGACTGGCGCTGACCGACGAGTCCGGTCAGTTGACCGATGTCTCGATGCCTGCAGAAGGGACCGAAGCGCATGCCACGCTGCTGGTGGCCGAACACCTTGCTCAGCGTCTGCGTCTCGATCCCAGGACCGCCGACGCCACAGACGAGGCGATTGCAGCATTTCTGCGCGGGGCCGTCGAGCGGTATGGCCGCTACTGGCGCAAGTCGGTGCGGGAGCCTGGCGCGGAACGGGAACTGGCCGACATCGCTCTGGACAAGCTCTACAAGCTCCAACTGGTCCATCGCGAGAAAGGTTGGATTCATCCCCGTCCAGCCATCGCAAGATTTGCACTCGGAGAAACCCAGGTGCGCCCGCCCACCTCCCGCCCCGGCCGCCCAGATACGCTGTTTGACGAATGA
- a CDS encoding TIGR02680 family protein — protein sequence MTDALFTPSMSHRPALPEPQRERWQPLRLGLVELFHYDSEEFWFRDGHLLLRGNNGTGKSKVLSLTLPFLFDAQLRPSRIEPDGDNGKKMAWNLLMSSYQRRIGYTWIEFGRRTADGVSHYLTLGAGLSAAVGKTQVDSWFFILEGGPNGADVRIGQDIWLTNEQKMVLTRERLREAVEGQGRGKIFENAHSYRRAVDERLFQIGTKRYEALMDTLIQLRQPQLSKKPDEAGLSHALTEALPPMSIELLSDVAEALNQLEEDRIQLEDIRSLERAINHFEQRYRTYAGTVTRRQTRELRQAQTGFDKASEGRNKAYADLKEAQDAEVLAQTDHAETKQILAAARTRLQTLQSDPVNQDANRLSQAETDAKERKAEAEAAEALRNQAKKNLDREEERSRQSNQRSTAAKSELQTARAHCAEAAETAGTVSSLTDNLLITLVPEDLPRLAPAEIQQAATLLRNATSKRREDIRHLESRHTAVNVKQQALVNLQASQRDRQSELEEAAERRAVADLNTETAGNELIDAWHAHCSNLVHLHLDQVAPLEQLVDWVARPEGANPIQEALTEAYRQSTQRHAAQHSALTTQQNTRQSEQETLSTERDRLLAGHDAVPTPPAMRAAGIRDGRPGAPLWRLVDFQPDLDAKQRAGLEAALEASGLLDAWLSPDGALVDANGVQLLDSSWVRRPPIPGHNLASALHPDVPDDSAVTAELVASLLATVAYGSEDHGESESWVSEQGGYRLGALAGAWQKPQAVYIGHTARANARQRRLNEIADRLDEIVTRLEELQEKFLRLAQDGQEAEREWKGAPSDHSLRAAILAAASAEREVLQARQRLDAADAQCRTAEAELQSARETLERDAADLQLPAVLADLSPINEALDRFANAHQQLALATREWCSAWPEYQTQQEREKEAMEALSERAASLLTASERAAESAARYEVLKGMIGAKVETLRQQLQDASAEVSIADEAWGAAQSALTTASENRAVAASQADAADAVLAERATTRAHAIERLQRFTESSLLASALPDFPVPDGSIPWTIDPALNLARRVEQALANIADDEAAWSRIQRQIAEDLTELQRSLSSLGQQATSEPNDWGFSVHVTYLNRPERPDALANRLADEIAQRSELLTAKEREVLENHLQAEIAAEIQRLMRAADKQVEAINEELRKRPTSTGVRYRLQWLPLTPEQGAPTGLEVARERLLNRSADMWSAEDRSVVGAMLQQQIAAERAQADTGTTGSSLVEQLAKALDYRRWHRFIVQRHQDGQWRKLSGPASSGERALGLTVPLFAAISSFYGRGGSPHAPRLMLLDEAFAGIDDAARAHCMGLIREFDLDFVITSEREWACYAELPGVSICQLQRREGVDAVFVSRWAWDGRAKRREDDPDRRFPTQ from the coding sequence ATGACCGACGCCCTCTTCACCCCATCGATGTCACATCGCCCTGCCCTCCCCGAACCTCAGCGGGAGCGCTGGCAGCCGCTGAGGCTGGGTCTGGTCGAACTCTTTCACTACGACAGCGAGGAATTCTGGTTCAGGGATGGCCATCTGCTCCTCCGAGGCAACAACGGAACAGGCAAGTCCAAGGTGCTTTCGCTGACCTTGCCTTTCTTGTTCGATGCCCAATTGCGGCCATCGCGCATTGAGCCCGATGGTGACAACGGCAAAAAAATGGCCTGGAACCTGCTGATGAGTTCCTATCAGCGACGCATTGGCTACACCTGGATCGAATTTGGTCGCCGGACCGCAGACGGGGTTTCGCACTACCTCACCCTTGGTGCCGGCCTGTCGGCTGCGGTAGGGAAAACGCAGGTGGACAGTTGGTTTTTCATCCTTGAAGGTGGGCCAAACGGTGCCGATGTCCGCATTGGCCAGGATATCTGGCTCACCAATGAGCAGAAGATGGTCCTTACCCGGGAGCGCTTGCGCGAAGCGGTTGAAGGACAAGGTCGAGGTAAGATTTTCGAGAACGCCCACAGCTACCGCCGCGCAGTCGATGAACGCTTGTTCCAGATAGGGACCAAGCGCTATGAAGCGTTGATGGACACCTTGATCCAGCTGCGCCAGCCCCAGTTGTCAAAGAAGCCGGACGAAGCAGGGCTGTCGCATGCATTGACCGAGGCGCTACCGCCCATGTCAATTGAGCTGCTCAGTGATGTGGCTGAGGCTCTCAACCAGTTGGAGGAGGACCGTATCCAGTTGGAGGACATCCGCTCACTGGAACGGGCCATCAACCACTTCGAACAGCGCTACCGCACGTATGCAGGCACGGTAACGCGACGTCAAACCCGAGAGCTCAGGCAGGCCCAGACGGGGTTCGACAAGGCGAGCGAAGGACGCAACAAGGCCTATGCGGATTTGAAGGAGGCCCAGGACGCAGAAGTCCTGGCCCAAACCGATCACGCGGAGACCAAACAGATCTTGGCCGCTGCCAGGACCCGCCTGCAAACGCTTCAAAGCGATCCGGTCAATCAAGACGCCAACCGCCTGAGTCAGGCAGAAACCGATGCCAAGGAACGGAAGGCCGAGGCCGAAGCCGCCGAAGCGCTCCGCAATCAGGCAAAGAAAAACCTGGACCGTGAGGAAGAGCGCAGCCGCCAATCAAACCAGCGCTCAACAGCGGCCAAGAGCGAGCTCCAGACAGCAAGAGCTCATTGCGCCGAAGCGGCAGAAACGGCGGGTACGGTTTCCTCGCTCACGGACAACCTGCTGATCACCCTCGTGCCGGAAGATCTGCCCCGGCTGGCTCCTGCAGAAATCCAGCAAGCGGCAACTCTGCTGCGCAATGCCACCAGCAAACGCCGGGAGGACATTCGTCACCTGGAGTCGCGACATACGGCGGTGAATGTCAAGCAACAGGCTCTGGTCAATCTGCAGGCCTCGCAACGTGATCGCCAGTCAGAGCTGGAAGAAGCGGCTGAGCGACGGGCCGTGGCCGACCTGAATACCGAAACTGCTGGCAACGAGCTGATCGACGCTTGGCACGCCCATTGTTCCAACCTGGTCCACCTTCACCTTGACCAAGTTGCACCACTGGAACAACTTGTCGATTGGGTTGCACGTCCAGAAGGTGCAAACCCCATTCAAGAGGCATTGACCGAGGCGTATCGGCAATCGACCCAACGCCATGCCGCCCAGCACTCGGCGTTGACCACCCAACAGAACACCCGCCAGTCCGAACAGGAAACGCTCAGCACTGAAAGGGATCGTCTGCTCGCCGGCCACGATGCGGTTCCCACGCCTCCAGCCATGCGCGCCGCAGGGATCCGCGATGGACGTCCAGGGGCTCCGTTGTGGCGACTGGTGGACTTTCAGCCGGATCTCGACGCGAAACAGCGAGCGGGATTGGAGGCCGCGCTTGAAGCCTCGGGCCTGCTGGACGCCTGGCTGTCGCCCGACGGCGCATTGGTAGACGCCAATGGTGTGCAGTTGCTTGACAGCTCATGGGTACGTCGCCCGCCGATCCCTGGCCACAACCTTGCGAGCGCGCTGCACCCCGACGTCCCTGACGACAGCGCAGTGACCGCTGAACTGGTCGCGTCCTTGCTTGCCACCGTAGCGTATGGGTCGGAAGATCACGGCGAGAGCGAGTCGTGGGTCAGCGAGCAAGGCGGTTACCGCTTAGGTGCTCTCGCCGGCGCCTGGCAGAAGCCACAGGCTGTCTACATTGGTCACACAGCCCGCGCGAACGCACGACAACGACGCCTCAACGAGATTGCCGACCGTCTGGACGAGATCGTCACGCGGCTGGAAGAGTTGCAAGAAAAATTCCTGCGCCTCGCACAGGATGGACAAGAGGCGGAGCGTGAATGGAAGGGCGCGCCTTCCGACCATTCGCTGCGCGCGGCGATTCTCGCTGCAGCCAGTGCGGAGCGGGAAGTGCTCCAGGCCCGTCAGCGTCTTGACGCCGCTGATGCCCAATGTCGAACCGCTGAAGCGGAACTTCAGTCCGCCCGAGAGACCTTGGAGCGCGACGCCGCCGACCTTCAATTGCCTGCGGTGCTTGCGGACTTGTCGCCCATCAACGAAGCATTGGACCGATTCGCCAACGCTCATCAGCAACTGGCCCTGGCAACACGGGAATGGTGCAGTGCCTGGCCCGAGTACCAGACGCAACAGGAGCGTGAGAAAGAGGCCATGGAGGCCTTGAGCGAACGGGCGGCGTCGCTCCTCACTGCCAGCGAGCGAGCAGCTGAATCTGCGGCGCGCTATGAGGTCCTAAAAGGAATGATCGGCGCCAAGGTTGAAACACTGCGTCAACAGCTACAAGATGCGTCCGCAGAGGTCTCAATCGCTGATGAAGCGTGGGGGGCTGCCCAGTCTGCCCTGACAACGGCCAGCGAGAATCGCGCGGTGGCAGCAAGCCAGGCAGATGCCGCTGATGCCGTGCTGGCTGAGCGAGCGACCACCCGGGCGCATGCCATAGAACGCCTGCAGCGCTTCACCGAGAGCAGCCTGCTGGCTTCCGCGCTACCGGATTTCCCGGTTCCAGACGGCAGTATCCCTTGGACCATTGACCCTGCTCTGAACCTCGCTCGCCGGGTCGAACAGGCTCTCGCCAACATTGCAGACGACGAGGCTGCATGGAGCCGTATTCAACGGCAGATCGCCGAAGACCTGACCGAGCTGCAGCGATCACTCAGTTCGCTGGGGCAGCAGGCGACCTCAGAACCCAACGACTGGGGGTTCTCGGTTCATGTCACCTACCTGAACAGGCCTGAGCGCCCCGATGCCCTCGCCAATCGACTGGCCGACGAGATCGCGCAACGCAGCGAGCTGCTCACCGCCAAAGAGCGAGAAGTTCTGGAAAACCACTTGCAGGCGGAAATCGCTGCCGAGATTCAGCGCCTGATGCGCGCGGCCGACAAGCAGGTGGAGGCCATCAATGAGGAGCTCCGCAAACGCCCCACGTCCACGGGGGTGCGCTACCGTTTGCAATGGCTCCCTCTGACGCCTGAACAGGGTGCGCCCACCGGTCTTGAAGTCGCCCGCGAACGCTTGCTCAACCGAAGTGCCGACATGTGGTCGGCTGAAGACCGCAGCGTGGTGGGTGCCATGCTTCAGCAGCAGATCGCCGCGGAGCGCGCACAAGCAGACACCGGCACAACAGGTTCAAGCCTGGTTGAACAGTTGGCAAAGGCTCTGGACTACCGCCGCTGGCATCGGTTCATCGTGCAAAGGCACCAGGATGGTCAATGGCGCAAGCTCTCTGGCCCAGCCTCCAGCGGGGAGCGCGCGCTCGGACTGACCGTCCCCTTGTTTGCGGCCATTTCCAGCTTCTATGGGCGAGGAGGCAGCCCACACGCACCTCGCCTGATGTTGCTCGATGAGGCGTTTGCAGGCATCGACGACGCGGCCCGTGCACATTGCATGGGACTGATACGCGAGTTCGATCTGGATTTCGTGATCACCAGTGAACGCGAATGGGCCTGCTACGCAGAGCTGCCCGGCGTTTCGATCTGTCAACTCCAACGCCGCGAAGGCGTGGATGCGGTATTCGTCTCCCGTTGGGCCTGGGATGGTCGAGCCAAGCGACGGGAAGACGACCCGGACCGCCGTTTTCCCACGCAGTGA
- a CDS encoding TIGR02679 family protein, with the protein MVNDPSIDPRLIRRLGGTELAGLRQRMRRHFERHGRAPERTGFHLTNLSAVEYEALALLIGLPPRSTRSVRIDIARFDAALQDAGMANSLHEALEKLDGPIVNRAEAKAELQSRWSSVTNDQGLHPALCEWLRGAPAVNLLKRVSKQAPQAAHQLLQQAHAVMRRLPAQGLTRAQLAADVLGNAHALDNGQAVATVVLAALQHGANDDELEQPPSEGTTEEADGARRPAERVRDIWARSGVLVNELARPALFLNLPVRPPSALLAAPGEPGYLSLRRLLRTPPAWDVANHIIYVCENPNIVSIAADRLGAACAPLVCTDGMPAAAQRVLLKQLAGAGAKLLYHGDFDWAGIHIANNVMRLCDARSWRFGAEDYVQAVETTPPKGRDLEETRVAASWDHVLIEAMQSHGMAIAEEAVASLLVNDLRQ; encoded by the coding sequence ATGGTGAACGATCCCAGTATTGATCCAAGGCTGATCCGAAGGCTCGGGGGCACCGAGCTCGCAGGCTTGCGGCAGCGGATGCGGCGGCATTTCGAGCGCCATGGACGCGCTCCAGAAAGAACTGGCTTCCATCTGACCAACCTGAGCGCCGTTGAATACGAGGCATTGGCACTGCTCATCGGTCTCCCACCCCGCTCCACCCGATCTGTTCGAATTGACATTGCTCGGTTCGACGCTGCCTTGCAGGACGCGGGCATGGCCAACTCGCTTCACGAAGCATTGGAAAAACTGGATGGCCCCATCGTGAACCGTGCAGAGGCCAAGGCCGAACTGCAGTCACGCTGGTCCAGCGTCACCAACGATCAAGGTCTTCATCCCGCGCTGTGTGAGTGGTTGCGGGGGGCACCAGCTGTGAACCTGCTGAAACGGGTGTCCAAACAAGCGCCTCAAGCCGCCCACCAACTGCTGCAGCAAGCGCACGCAGTCATGCGCCGCCTGCCGGCCCAAGGTCTGACCCGAGCCCAACTCGCCGCCGATGTACTCGGCAATGCTCATGCCCTCGACAATGGTCAAGCAGTAGCGACGGTTGTGCTGGCGGCATTGCAACATGGTGCCAACGACGATGAACTTGAGCAGCCCCCTTCGGAGGGAACAACGGAAGAAGCAGATGGCGCTCGTCGGCCAGCCGAGCGGGTGCGAGATATCTGGGCTCGATCGGGCGTGCTCGTCAATGAGCTGGCCCGCCCTGCCCTGTTCCTGAATTTGCCAGTCCGCCCTCCATCAGCTTTACTGGCCGCACCAGGTGAACCAGGCTACCTTTCCTTGCGGCGGCTCCTGCGAACACCTCCTGCCTGGGATGTTGCGAACCACATCATCTATGTCTGTGAGAACCCCAACATCGTCTCGATTGCAGCGGATCGCCTGGGCGCTGCCTGTGCCCCACTCGTATGCACCGACGGCATGCCTGCAGCCGCACAGCGTGTGCTGTTGAAACAGCTGGCTGGCGCGGGAGCCAAGCTGCTCTATCACGGCGACTTTGATTGGGCTGGTATTCACATTGCCAATAACGTCATGCGGCTCTGTGATGCGCGTTCATGGCGCTTTGGAGCCGAGGACTACGTACAGGCAGTCGAAACAACGCCGCCCAAGGGTCGAGATCTTGAGGAAACCCGGGTTGCAGCTTCTTGGGACCATGTGTTGATTGAGGCCATGCAGTCACACGGGATGGCCATTGCTGAGGAGGCCGTGGCATCCCTGCTGGTCAACGATCTACGGCAATAA
- a CDS encoding DUF4417 domain-containing protein has translation MLTCMDLCHCADPSACDMVCPKAPTRFARRVHEVRGFQLDDIPRRNFNARPAPAGCVTLIEGRVSRRRPIELPDYAAIPLSRAITGRGLQQRAKTRDELVRDHGVLPRKGWIVTGIEDDRYVERAWRLPKHREVFKSLREAGVVFATSPNFSLYADAPRHDNLHAMKRIAWMWYTMNEAGLPTALHVNGRTSHDFDRWTQFIIDHPEVTSIAFEFLTGAKLVDDSERYVDRLTTLAQRVERPLTLVLRGSMQVAKRLEAVFDHVIWLDATPYFRAMHRHVAVPNSAGPLRYAPRGGDAAAPIGGLFKSLAMAAQRRYHICRSEISIPAQRSLDLRPLGTPSDMSADDEAAQLLLFP, from the coding sequence ATGCTCACCTGCATGGACTTGTGCCATTGCGCTGACCCAAGCGCGTGCGACATGGTCTGCCCGAAGGCGCCGACCAGATTTGCAAGGCGTGTGCATGAAGTCCGCGGGTTTCAGCTCGATGACATACCGCGCAGGAACTTTAATGCACGACCGGCGCCCGCAGGCTGCGTCACGTTGATCGAGGGCCGCGTCTCTCGCCGGCGACCCATCGAACTACCCGACTACGCAGCCATCCCCCTGTCCAGGGCCATTACCGGTCGGGGGCTCCAGCAACGCGCGAAGACGCGAGATGAACTGGTGCGCGACCACGGCGTGCTACCCCGAAAAGGTTGGATCGTCACTGGTATTGAGGACGATCGTTACGTAGAGCGCGCTTGGCGGCTCCCGAAGCATCGTGAGGTGTTCAAGAGCTTGCGAGAGGCCGGCGTCGTCTTCGCCACGTCACCCAACTTCAGCCTGTACGCGGATGCTCCACGGCACGACAACCTCCATGCGATGAAGCGCATCGCTTGGATGTGGTACACGATGAACGAGGCAGGGCTTCCCACCGCACTGCATGTCAATGGCAGAACAAGCCACGACTTCGACCGATGGACGCAGTTCATCATCGATCATCCCGAAGTCACGTCAATTGCCTTCGAATTCCTCACTGGCGCGAAGCTTGTCGACGATAGCGAACGCTATGTTGATCGCCTCACCACACTGGCCCAACGGGTTGAGCGGCCATTGACACTCGTGCTGCGTGGTTCGATGCAAGTCGCCAAGCGACTTGAAGCCGTGTTTGACCATGTCATCTGGCTCGATGCGACGCCCTATTTTCGAGCCATGCATCGCCATGTCGCAGTCCCAAATTCTGCGGGCCCCTTGAGGTATGCGCCACGTGGGGGCGATGCGGCAGCCCCGATTGGTGGACTATTTAAAAGCCTGGCCATGGCTGCGCAGCGCCGATATCACATCTGTCGATCAGAGATCTCGATTCCAGCTCAGCGATCGCTAGACCTAAGACCGCTGGGCACCCCATCGGACATGAGCGCTGACGACGAAGCCGCACAGCTGTTGCTGTTCCCGTGA
- a CDS encoding UvrD-helicase domain-containing protein, whose product MPEIESPAETASRRALETMYACLEVGQNFRLEAGAGAGKTYSLVKALRFLIERRKDTFPKRSQQIACITFTNVAKDEIAARTDRSPMVFCETNHAFCWSLISGFQKPLRALIEAMPDWKEKIEEVGGSVGTRAIEYSLGHRSIRDHRVSIHHDDVLPLTISLMAHEKFRRMIAARFPIILVDEYQDTDSDWVEAIKAHFLGQPGSPLFGFFGDHWQKIYGGGCGKLEHANVTEIGKEANFRSVKVVVDALNRMRPQLQQFVEDPNAEGQVRVFHTNTWQGQRQKGAHWGGDLPSPDAQATLERVKVELEQTGWDLSPSHTKILMLTHRLLASQQGYSNLAATFRFNDAFTKKEHEHIAFFVDQLEPACDAFIARRYGAMFEALGSTTPQMRSHSDKTEWHDAMTQLVALREGGTVGQVVEHLRAQRKPRLPDAVEKRERELRDFDKSAGIEMPRGLEELEKLRGIAYSEVKALRRYLDGHSPFETKHGVKGAEFENVLVVVGRGWNQYNFGEMLELAGASVIPVAKEEAFERNRNLFYVACSRPQKRLAILFTQLLSPEAIATLESWFGADAVTPAP is encoded by the coding sequence ATGCCTGAGATTGAGTCACCGGCGGAAACCGCGAGCCGGCGCGCGCTGGAAACCATGTATGCCTGTCTTGAAGTGGGACAGAACTTTCGCCTGGAGGCTGGTGCCGGCGCGGGCAAGACGTACTCGCTAGTCAAGGCGTTGCGGTTCCTGATTGAGCGCCGCAAAGATACCTTTCCAAAGCGCAGTCAGCAGATTGCATGCATCACCTTCACGAACGTCGCCAAGGACGAGATTGCGGCAAGGACTGACCGTAGCCCCATGGTTTTTTGCGAGACCAACCACGCGTTCTGTTGGTCCTTGATCAGTGGCTTTCAGAAGCCGCTAAGGGCGCTCATTGAAGCGATGCCTGACTGGAAGGAAAAGATCGAAGAGGTTGGAGGCAGCGTGGGCACGCGTGCCATCGAGTACAGCCTCGGGCACCGTTCTATTCGCGACCATCGCGTGTCTATCCACCATGACGATGTCCTGCCGCTGACGATCTCACTCATGGCGCACGAGAAGTTCCGTCGCATGATCGCGGCGCGCTTCCCGATCATTCTGGTCGACGAGTACCAGGACACCGATAGCGATTGGGTCGAGGCGATCAAGGCTCATTTTCTCGGGCAACCCGGCTCACCGCTGTTTGGTTTCTTTGGCGATCATTGGCAGAAGATCTACGGCGGCGGGTGCGGCAAGCTGGAGCATGCAAACGTGACGGAGATTGGCAAAGAGGCCAACTTCCGTTCGGTCAAGGTTGTCGTCGACGCGCTCAATCGAATGCGGCCGCAACTGCAGCAGTTTGTTGAAGATCCGAATGCCGAAGGACAGGTCCGTGTTTTTCACACGAACACTTGGCAGGGGCAACGGCAAAAGGGCGCCCACTGGGGCGGAGATCTGCCTTCCCCCGACGCCCAGGCCACCCTTGAGCGTGTGAAGGTCGAGCTGGAACAGACCGGGTGGGATCTGTCACCCAGCCACACCAAGATTCTGATGCTGACTCATCGGCTGCTGGCGAGTCAGCAAGGCTATTCAAATCTCGCCGCGACGTTCCGATTCAACGATGCGTTTACCAAGAAGGAGCACGAACACATTGCCTTCTTTGTAGATCAGTTGGAGCCGGCATGCGATGCTTTCATTGCCCGCAGGTACGGGGCGATGTTCGAGGCGCTTGGCAGCACCACGCCACAGATGCGCAGCCATTCGGACAAGACGGAATGGCACGACGCAATGACGCAACTGGTGGCCCTTCGCGAAGGAGGGACCGTGGGGCAGGTTGTTGAGCACCTGCGTGCCCAGCGAAAGCCGAGACTTCCGGATGCGGTTGAAAAGCGCGAGCGGGAGCTGCGCGACTTCGACAAGTCTGCAGGCATCGAGATGCCGAGGGGTTTGGAAGAACTGGAGAAGTTGCGAGGCATCGCGTATTCAGAGGTCAAGGCACTTCGCCGCTACCTTGATGGTCACTCGCCGTTTGAAACTAAGCATGGTGTCAAGGGTGCCGAGTTTGAAAACGTATTGGTTGTGGTAGGGCGCGGCTGGAACCAATACAACTTCGGTGAAATGCTGGAGCTTGCCGGCGCTTCGGTGATTCCAGTCGCGAAGGAAGAAGCATTCGAGCGCAACCGCAACCTTTTCTATGTTGCCTGTTCAAGGCCCCAGAAACGGCTCGCCATTTTGTTCACGCAACTGCTGTCACCCGAAGCCATAGCAACTCTTGAGAGCTGGTTCGGGGCGGATGCTGTTACGCCGGCTCCGTAG